The window TGAAGCCATGACCTGGTTAAGCCGGTGGGGAAATCCCTATCCGGTCGTAGGCGTAGATGACGCCGGCCGGGTCGGGATCAATTATGGGGTGTATGGCGTGCCGGAGACGTATGTCATCGACAAGCAAGGGGTCATTCGCTACAAACAAATCGGCCCCCTGGATCCTGATACCGTTGAGACGAAGATCATCCCCCTTGTCAAGCAACTTGAAGCCCAATGAATATGAAATGGATCGCACTCATCGTCGTCTTGTTCCTGTCGGGGCCGGCCTGGGCTGGTGAAGCTAGGCCGTTGGCTGATGACCCGGCGGGTGAGGCACGACTGAAACATCTTGCCGTTGAACTGCGCTGCCTGGTCTGTCAGAACCAGACATTGGCCGATTCCAACGCCCCACTCGCCGAAGATCTGCGTCGGGAAGTTCGGGAAATGATCGCCAAGAACATGAGTGATCAGGAGATCATTGAATTTCTGACGGCGCGATA is drawn from Nitrospira sp. and contains these coding sequences:
- a CDS encoding cytochrome c-type biogenesis protein CcmH, with product MNMKWIALIVVLFLSGPAWAGEARPLADDPAGEARLKHLAVELRCLVCQNQTLADSNAPLAEDLRREVREMIAKNMSDQEIIEFLTARYGDFVLYRPPLKASTTLLWAGPFLLVIVGATALIITLRRRAGKVVDVTVTEDEHRRVEQLLAEGGKRS